A portion of the Betta splendens chromosome 2, fBetSpl5.4, whole genome shotgun sequence genome contains these proteins:
- the badb gene encoding BCL2 associated agonist of cell death b: protein MAAKFTIADSDSEQSEEVEEVEDRKRSSPSTAQEQQVPERPTLALPGLRPAGGGRIRVNSESQASSASKDEELQVRWDEEAGTPTDGAPFRGRSKSAPPALWAAKKYGRQLRRMSDEFDSLLDKREMRKVSSAGTTRQMHHSKSWWSYLFSHQETEGESNHHDSHTHRTE from the exons ATGGCTGCAAAATTCACCATTGCAGACAGCGACTCAGAGCAGTCGGAGGAAGTCGAGGAAGTCGAGGACAGAAAGCGGTCATCGCCGTCGACTGCGCAAGAGCAGCAGGTTCCTGAACGCCCCACCCTTGCGTTACCTGGACTCAGACCGGCAG GGGGGGGTCGAATCCGCGTGAACTCCGAGTCCCAGGCTTCCAGCGCTTCCAAAGACGAGGAGCTCCAAGTGAGGTGGGATGAGGAGGCCGGCACACCCACGGACGGGGCTCCGTTCCGGGGCCGCTCCAAGTCCGCCCCGCCTGCCCTGTGGGCAGCAAAGAAATACGGCCGGCAGCTCAGGAGGATGAGCGACGAGTTCGACAGCCTCCTCGACAAAAGG GAAATGAGGAAGGTGAGCAGCGCCGGGACGACCAGGCAGATGCACCACTCTAAGAGCTGGTGGAGCTACCTCTTCAGCCACCAGGAGACGGAGGGCGAGAGCAACCACCACGACAGCCACACACACCGCACCGAGTAG
- the zgc:101765 gene encoding uncharacterized oxidoreductase YtbE isoform X2, with amino-acid sequence MSASCDSRCVVLNTGARMPLVGLGTYKLRGSEQVHRAVDAALAAGYRAFDSAAVYSNEADLGRALKELMPKYCLTREDVFITSKLGPKDQGDRALEGALHSLSELDLGYIDLYLIHWPGTQGKVVDDKRNPGNRAQSWATLEDLHAQGKLKAIGVSNYTLAHMKELIQSCKVRPAVLQVEFHPQLCQTELRRVCAEYGVCFQAYSSLGQGDLLTDPVVLEVAKKCKRTPAQTLLRWAVQQGVPVLPKSSNPDRIKDNAELFDFSLTDNDMDTLSALDCEHRYCWDPSGVA; translated from the exons ATGTCTGCCTCATGTGACAGCCGTTGTGTTGTCCTAAACACGGGGGCTCGTATGCCCCTTGTGGGTCTGGGAACCTACAAGTTGCGTGGCTCTGAGCAGGTCCACCGGGCTGTGGACGCTGCGCTGGCCGCTGGATATCGGGCTTTTGACAGTGCAGCCGTTTACAGTAACGAAGCTGACTTGGGCCGAGCGCTGAAGGAACTGATGCCCAAGTACTGCTTAACGAGAGAGGATGTGTTCATTACCAG TAAACTGGGCCCTAAAGATCAAGGTGACAGAGCTCTGGAAGGAGCTCTCCACAGCCTGTCTGAGCTGGATCTGGGTTACATTGACCTCTACCTGATCCACTGGCCTGGCACACAGGGTAAAGTAGTGGATGACAAACGCAACCCAG GTAACCGAGCTCAGAGTTGGGCCACTCTGGAGGATTTGCATGCTCAGGGAAAGCTAAAGGCCATAGGAGTGTCTAATTACACCCTAGCGCACATGAAGGAACTGATACAAAGCTGCAAAGTTCGTCCTGCAGTGCTACAG GTAGAGTTTCACCCTCAACTGTGCCAGACAGAGCTGAGGAGGGTTTGTGCGGAGTATGGGGTGTGTTTCCAAGCCTATTCGTCTTTAGGACAAGGAGATCTGCTCACTGACCCTGTGGTACTAGAGGTGGCAAAGAAATGCAAACGCACACCCGCACAG ACTCTGCTGCGCTGGGCAGTACAGCAGGGGGTCCCAGTCCTCCCCAAGTCTTCGAATCCGGACAGGATAAAGGACAACGCAGAGCTTTTTGACTTTAGTCTCACAGACAATGACATGGACACACTGTCAGCTTTAGACTGTGAACACAGGTACTGCTGGGATCCATCCGGCGTTGCTTGA
- the zgc:101765 gene encoding uncharacterized oxidoreductase YtbE isoform X1, with protein MEVGAGERLQAVKVAEHHSDNVLKMTKQSKEENRAAYETPETKYTRSLAQMSASCDSRCVVLNTGARMPLVGLGTYKLRGSEQVHRAVDAALAAGYRAFDSAAVYSNEADLGRALKELMPKYCLTREDVFITSKLGPKDQGDRALEGALHSLSELDLGYIDLYLIHWPGTQGKVVDDKRNPGNRAQSWATLEDLHAQGKLKAIGVSNYTLAHMKELIQSCKVRPAVLQVEFHPQLCQTELRRVCAEYGVCFQAYSSLGQGDLLTDPVVLEVAKKCKRTPAQTLLRWAVQQGVPVLPKSSNPDRIKDNAELFDFSLTDNDMDTLSALDCEHRYCWDPSGVA; from the exons ATGGAAGTGGGCGCTGGAGAAAGGCTGCAGGCTGTCAAGGTTGCCGAGCACCACTCTGATAATGTCCTGAAAatgacaaagcaaagcaaagaagaaaacagagccgCATACGAAACGCCGGAG ACTAAATATACCCGATCTTTGGCCCAAATGTCTGCCTCATGTGACAGCCGTTGTGTTGTCCTAAACACGGGGGCTCGTATGCCCCTTGTGGGTCTGGGAACCTACAAGTTGCGTGGCTCTGAGCAGGTCCACCGGGCTGTGGACGCTGCGCTGGCCGCTGGATATCGGGCTTTTGACAGTGCAGCCGTTTACAGTAACGAAGCTGACTTGGGCCGAGCGCTGAAGGAACTGATGCCCAAGTACTGCTTAACGAGAGAGGATGTGTTCATTACCAG TAAACTGGGCCCTAAAGATCAAGGTGACAGAGCTCTGGAAGGAGCTCTCCACAGCCTGTCTGAGCTGGATCTGGGTTACATTGACCTCTACCTGATCCACTGGCCTGGCACACAGGGTAAAGTAGTGGATGACAAACGCAACCCAG GTAACCGAGCTCAGAGTTGGGCCACTCTGGAGGATTTGCATGCTCAGGGAAAGCTAAAGGCCATAGGAGTGTCTAATTACACCCTAGCGCACATGAAGGAACTGATACAAAGCTGCAAAGTTCGTCCTGCAGTGCTACAG GTAGAGTTTCACCCTCAACTGTGCCAGACAGAGCTGAGGAGGGTTTGTGCGGAGTATGGGGTGTGTTTCCAAGCCTATTCGTCTTTAGGACAAGGAGATCTGCTCACTGACCCTGTGGTACTAGAGGTGGCAAAGAAATGCAAACGCACACCCGCACAG ACTCTGCTGCGCTGGGCAGTACAGCAGGGGGTCCCAGTCCTCCCCAAGTCTTCGAATCCGGACAGGATAAAGGACAACGCAGAGCTTTTTGACTTTAGTCTCACAGACAATGACATGGACACACTGTCAGCTTTAGACTGTGAACACAGGTACTGCTGGGATCCATCCGGCGTTGCTTGA